GACAGCGAAGGCCTGAAGCCCATGGTGGCCGGTCACCAAACGAGACGCGACCCCCACCGCGGCCGCCACTTCAAGCCGCAACGGCTACACGCCGACAAGGCGTACGACATTCCCCACCTGCGAAAGTGGTTACGAGGCAAGCGCATCGGCGTGCGCATCGCCCGCAAGGGCATCGAGTCCAGCGAACGATTGGGCCGCCGAAGGTGGGTGATCGAACGGACCATCTCCTGGCTTTCCGGCTACCGCAGACTCAGTCCCCGCTACGAACGCGATCCCCGCAACTACCTGGCCTTTCTCGGCCTCGCCGCCGCCATCTGCTGCTACAAGCGGTACGTCCGCCTCACCACATAGGACACCGTCTAAGCCCTCCGGTGCGGACAGCCGGCCCCCACACGCGCCTCGCCCTCGAAGACCGTCCTTGTGACCGGCCTTGTTCCGGGTTTGAGTACTGCTTGCTCAGTCGCCCCAGGGCTGCGCGACGTCTCCTGGAAGAGTCACACAGCAGCTCTCCGAGGCCGTGATCACCATGACTTGCACCGCACCTCCCACTGCCGCCAGGACGACAGAAGACACCTTTGCCCTCGCCGCGACCGGACCTTCCACGCCGGCTCGGACCGCCGGCGCGTGGGGGCTGTCGCTGCAGTGCGGTCCGCCGGCGCCCGCGACCGCCCGCCGCGAGGCCCGCAGGGTGATGCACGACTGGGGAGCCGACGAGGAAACCGTGGACGACGCCCTGCTGGTCGTCTCGGAGCTCGTGACCAACGCGGTGCAGTATGCCGAGCCGCCCGTCGCCGTGTCCCTGTGCTTCTTCGACGACCGGGCGATCCTGGTCGCGGTCACCGACGGCGGCCCCCGCACAGAGGACCAGTACGACGACCGCCCCGCCGACGAGCACGGGCGCGGCACCTTCATCGTGGACGCTGTGGCCGTAGGCGCCGGCGACGTCACCGGGCAGGACGGGCGGGTCAGCCACTGGGCAGTCGTAGGGCCCTCAGCGCTGTGACGGTGTATGGCCAGAACGAGATGTCCGGCCCAGCCGGGACAACGGCGATCGCGGTCCGCCAAGCCGCATGCCGGCGCGTAGCCGGCCGCCCCGGCCATCGCCCGGCCGCCCGTCCATCCGGAAGGCCACACCACCCCGGAGATCCGCGCACCGAGCAACCAGGAGGACAGCGATGCACGAGCCCCTGAAAGCAGTAGCCCTCACCGCAGCCGTAGCCGGTGTGCTGCTCGCCGCTCCCATCGTCTCGATCGTCGCGGCGAGGGCGGCAGTCCCGGTCCACATGGACGACAGTGCCGCACTCCCCGATGCAGAGCACAAAATCGTTGATTGGCACGACGACACCGGCTGCCCGTATGAGAACGCGGACGAATTCCATCCCTGCGCGGTCGACCGCCCGGACGGCACTACGGGAACGGTCACCTGGGGAACGGCCGGGGAACACACGGTCGTCATCCGCCCGGGCAACGCGACCGGTCTGCCCGACGGCTGCTGGTGGGGCCCCGACGAGGCCGCTCCGCGTACGGCCGGCGATCGTCCCATGATGTTCGTCGACATCACCCGGACCGAGTGATCCGTCCCCCCGGCGCATGACGGCCGCGCAGAGGCTCCAGCCGGCGCTGAGTGCCGAGGTGCTCCACCCCCTGTGAGCGGCTCGCCAGATGACCGTTATTACCCGACAAGGATGACCGACCCATGACTCTCGTCACGCTCAACGACCTGCACACAGCCCGTCAACGCCTGGAGCCAGTGGTCTCCCGTACGTCGCTGCTCAGGGCTCCATGGGCCTCCTGCGGACATCGGTCTCTCTTTCTGAAACCAGAAAACCTGCAGATCACCGGCTCGTTCAAAATACGTGGCGCATACAATCGACTGTCGCGGATGTCCGAGTCGCAGAAGACCCGCGGCGTCATTGCACGATCGAGCGGGAACCACGGCAAAGCACTTGCCTACGCGGCCCGGCAGGACGGCGTGAAAGCAACGATCGTCATGCCCTCCACGGCCGCCAAGGTGAAAATCGACGGGGTCCGGGAGTACGGAGCCGATGTGCGCTTCGCTTCCCCCGAAGAATGCCCAGCCCTCACTGAGCAGTTGGCCGCGGAACACGGCTATGTGATCGTGCCCCCCTTCGACGACCTGGACATCATCGCGGGCCAGGGAACGGTCGGCCTCGACATATCCGACGAAGCGGTGGCTGCGGGACTCGACATCGGCACGGTGCTGGTGCCCGTCAGCGGAGGCGGCCTGATCTCAGGTGTCGCCGCTGCACTGAAGCTCACACGCCCCGGTATACGGGTAGTGGGCGTCGAGCCGGAGCTGGCGGCGGACGCCGGAGAAAGCCTGCGCGCCGGACGGCGCGTGACCTGGCCGACTGAGCGTGTCAGCCGGACCATGGCCGACGGCTTGCGCATGACGACCGTGGGGGAGCACACCTTCGAGCACATGCGCGTTTTCGTCGACGACATCATCACCGTCACCGAAGAGGAGATCTGCTCGAGCGTGGCCCTTCTGGCGCGGCGTGCGGGCATGATCGTCGAGCCGTCCGGGGCGGTCACCACGGCGGCGTACCTGTACCACGAGCGCGACCTCCCCGCTGCCGGGGGGCACGTGGCGGTGATCAGTGGAGGGAACGTCGATCCCGACCTGTTCGAACTGCTGCGTAAAGAAGCCCCGTTGCCCTTCCAGGCCTGCCGCAGGCGAAGCAAGGCCGAGGACGAAGCGGAGCACTGAGACCATCTTCCACGCAGTGGGGCGGACGAGCCGTTGCCACCACGCCCCTGCCGCGCGCGTGGCCCAGGATGAGCACCCATTACTCAAGCGTCCTCGCGCTCTCGTGCACAGGATGAGCGCACGAGGTAAATGTGCGTGCCTCATCGCTCAATGCGAAAGCCTCCAGATATCACCTAGGAGCAGGAGAAATGAGCAAAATGAGAAGGGTCATAATCGTAGCGGGGGCGGCCGTCGCCGTCGTGGCTGTGCCCTCGCTGGCACATGCCGCCCCCGGGAGCGGCCCGTCGGATGGACACCGCATGTCCACCGCGGCGAGCCGGACCATGGACCCGGGTGGCGGCGGAGGCAGACTCGCAAACGATTCTTCGAGTCTCGGCCGGACCATGGACCCGGGCGGCGGCGGAGGGTGACCGCGCTGCCGAGGACCAGGCGTTGGGAAGCGCCGGGGCGAGCGCGGCGTGGACGAGGATCTGACTGGCCGACATTGTTGATCGTCCGTGTGATTGGTTACGCGCAGGACAACGCCGACCGCATAAGACATCCACGTCATCGTGGCAACCGCCTTTGACGTGTCGGCGGCCGGCCCGCTGGCTCCTGGTTTACGGCCGATGGGCGGCTGGGCTGAGACGAGGGCGTCACCCTCGTTCTTCTCGGCCCGCCCTCGCCTGTATCCCGCCGCCCACATGTTCGACAGACTTCGTCATGCCGGACTCAATAACACTGTCTGCAACCCGCGCCGCTCCCGCCTGCTTCGGCGTCAAACTGGTCGTTCCGAGTCGGCACGACGGAGTCTTGGGCCGTCAGCCATTCTGCGGGTCTGGAGAAGTTGACGCCCACACAAGCCGAGTCAGGCCTTGCGAAACGGCAAGCGCAGGACCTGCTCAGCTTATAGACATCGTGTTCTATGTGATGCTTTGGAACAGCCGCTGGCAATAGCACACCAGGCGAAGCTCCGCTGCCGGTGTAAAGGCGATGTCGAGGCTTACGATGTCGAATCTCCCGCCCTTCGATCACCATGCTGCTCATGCGGTCCGGTAGCATTTGTCTGACCGGTCGCCCCTTGAGGGAGCAGTCGAATGCAGGGCTGGGCAGACAGATGGCCGCTCATCGGGCGACAGCCATTCATGGATTCCTTCGCCCGGGACCTGTCCGACGGACACACCCGGGGCTGGATGATCTGCGGGCCGGCGGGAGTGGGTAAGACCCGCCTGGCTGATGAGTTTCTGGAACTGGCAACCGCCCAGAGCGGACGACGCACTGCGAGGGCCGTAGCCGGCAAGGCTGCCGGGCAGGTACCCCTCAGCGCGATCGCCCACCTGCTGCCCCCGGACGTCGACCTGGCAGACCCGGTCAGCGGCTTCCGAGCCGTCGCCCGGACCATGGCCGCAGAGCCAGGCAAGCCCACCGTGGTCTTCGTCGACGACATGCACCATCTGGACAGCTCATCAGCCGTCCTGCTCGGCCAGCTCCTGGACTCCCAAGTCATCGTCCTGGTCGGCACCGCCCGCACTGGTGAACCAGTCAGTGACGCTGTCGAGGCCCTACTGCGACGCGGGGACCGCGTCCGCCGCATCGACCTGTCCCACATGGACCGCACCCAGGTCGAGGCACTCGTCCAACGCGTCCTCGGCGGCCTCGTCGGCCGCCGCACCCTGCACGCGCTGTACACCGCAAGCGGTGGAAACGTCCTCTTCCTGAAGGAACTCGTCCTGGGAGCCGTCGAATCAGGCACCCTCAGCCTCAACGGCGAAGTCTGGGAAATGCCCGATCACCGGCTTGCCGTCACCCCTCACCTCAACGACCTGATCACCGCCAAGATCGCGGCGACCCCGCCCGCAGCGCTCCCGCTCCTGCAAGCCCTTGCCCTCTGCGGCCCCCTGGCCGTGACCGACGCCGCCTCTCTCATCGACCGGGCCCACCTGGCCGAAGTCGAGAGCTCGGGCATCATCCAGGTCACCGCACACGGCCGAAGAATCACCGTCGCGCTGTCTCACCCCCTGTACAGCGAGGTCATAGCCGCCGGTATCTCACCCCTCCAGCGCTACGACCTTGGTCTTCGTCTGGCCGAGCGTCTCGAAACCCACGGACTCAGACGCCGCGACGACGCCCTGCACGTCGCTTCCTGGCGACTGGCGGCCATCGGCACCGCCGATCCCGCCCTCCTGGTCCAGGCCGCCGCCATCGCGATGAACGCCAACGACAGCGAACAGGTCATCCAGCTGCTCACCGCGATCAAGCCGGACCAGCACACGCTGGAGACCCGGATCCTGCTGGGCAGAGTGCTGACGTACACCGGCCGCCTGGAGCGCGCCGAAGCGGTCCTCGCCGAGGCCGACGCCCACGCCCGCGACGATCAGGAGAAGATCACCGCAGTCACCGCCCGGAGCATGAACCTGTTCTGGTCCAGCCCACGACTCGACCAGGCACTCTCCGTGTGCGCCGATGCCCGCACAGTGCTGCGAAGCCGGACGGCGAAGCAACAGCTGCATTTCATGGAAGGAGCCATGCAGGCAGTCTCCGGGCTGCCCGAGGCCGGGCTCCAACTGCTCGACAGCCTCCCCGGAGCCCCGCATCAGGAGAGCCCTGACATCTGGCTGCTGGCGGCGACGGCGAAAGCCGTGGGTCTGGCCGTTGTCGGCCGCGTGGCACAGGCCAGGGCACTGGCCGAGCACGGGCACAGCATGCACCAGGCGATCGGTGGAGGAACGCTTCTTCCGCATCCCGCGATCCAACTGGCGCCGCTCGCGCTGGCGCTCTCGGAGGCCGGTCTGATCAGCGAGGCCCGCGAGACCTGCCTGAGCGCTTTCGACACGCTTCAGGATTCGCCCTCCCCTCTCGCCCGCCAGTGGCTCGCCTACTTCATCGCACGAACGGAGTGGCTGGCCGGGCATCCCTCCAGTGCCCGCCGCTGGTATGCGGAAGCCGCCGCCATCGCACGTACGCACCAGCACACCAGGACCACCAGGCTCTACGTATCGGGTTTGATCGCCTGCGCGGCACTGGCCGGCGACATGGACACGGCCGAGTCCCTGCTCCCGGAACTCGAACAATACGCACCGAGCGGGTTCATGGCCGGCGAGGAGACTCTCGGCACTGCCTGGCTGCACGCGGCCCAAGGCAAGCTCAGCCGCGCCCGCGACGTCCTGCGCACTGCGGCCGGCGACGCTCGTCGCACCGGCCACATCCTGTCCGAGGTCCTTCTGCTCACCGACATCGCACGCCTCGGTGACGCCCCGAGCGTCCAGCACCGCCTCACCGAACTCGCGACCCAGTGCGACGGAGCCCTCACCCACACCCGCGCACGGTTGGCAACCGCCCTCGCCGACAACGACCCCGGCCGCCTCATGGAGTGCTCACACGCTTTCCAGCAGATGGGATCGCCCATCCTCGCCGCTGAAGCATCAGCCGCATCAGCCGGCGCCTGGACACACCAGGGTGACCCCCGCAAAGCCACCGCCGACGCCACTCGGGCCGCAGCCCTCGCGGCCCAGTGCGAAGACGCCCGGACCCCGCTCCTGTCCACGCTCGGCACCCCCTCCGTCCGCCTGACCAAACGCGAACAAGAGATCGCCCTGATGGCCGCCGCCGGGAATTCCAGCAAAACGATTTCCCAACACCTCACACTTTCTGTCCGAACTGTCGACAACCACCTCCAGCACATTTATCTCAAACTCGGCGTACGCACCCGGGCCGACCTCGCAAAAGCCCTTGAATATGAAGCGGGCCGCCAACAAAAATCACCTGGATCGTGACCTAACTATTCCGCCACTCAAACCGGGAACTTCTTGTTCTTCAGGTGGAACGGCGGCCTCATGTTGGACCTATGGCTGCTCCGGACCTGAGACGGCCGAGAATCAAGACCGTCCAGCAGTTGGGCGACGCCTCGTGTGTCGCAACCGGCACCCAGCAGCTCCCCGATCTGCGATGAGTGCAACGCTTGGCGCTGCGTTCATCCATGCCGTTCATGCGTACCTTCCGTACGGGACAAGGCGAGACCGCGCCGGGCGGCTGACAGAGCGGGGTGTTCGCAGGTGACGTGCGGGGTGAGGACCGCGATGGCCCGGGTGTAGTGCACAGCGGCTTGGTCGAGTCCGCCGCGTTGGCGGTGGGCGGTGGCGAGATTGACCAGTGTGGTGGCCAGGTCGGGGTGGGAGTCGCCCAGGAGGCGTGCTTTGAGGGTGAGGGCTCGGGTGTAGCCATCGATGGCGGCGGTGTGGTTGCCGCGCCGGTGCTCGAGGGCGGCGAGGTTGTGTGTGATGACGGCAATCTCGTAGTGCTCGGCGCCGTGGACGCGCTGCAAGACGGCGAGGGCAGCGCGCAATTGGGTTTCCGCATCGCAGGGGCGGCCGCAACCGTCCAGGAGAGCGGCCCAGGCAGCCCGGTCGGCCGCGACGAGCAGGTGGTCGGGACCGTGCAGACGGGTGCGGATGCTCACCGAGCGGGCGGCCCAGGGCTCGCCCTCGTGGTGGGCGCCGCGGGCGTGGGCCAGGCCGCCCAGGTTGTGGCAGAGGGTCGCGACGGTGTCGTGGTCACTGCCGTAGGTGTTCTCGCAGATGGCCAGAGCCCGCAGATAGAGGGCCTGGGACCGGTCGAAGTGGCCGGTGTACTTACCCAGTACGCCCCACTCGTTGCACACCGCGGCCACATCCGGGCAGTCGGCGCCGTAGGTGTGTTCCGCGGCGTCGAGAGTAAAGGCCAGCAGGACTCCGGCTCGTCGGTAGTCCCCGCGCTCACGCCAGAGGCGGGCAAGTGCGACCTGGGCGCCCAGGCGCTCTGCGGGATCGTGGCGGCGGGCGACGGCGGCCCGCAGGGCGGCTTCGGCCGGCTCGGATTCCCGGGGTGGAGTCATGACGCTGATTCCTTCGGCACGGGGTGCGGCGGCACGGCGACCGGAATGTGCATGAGCGGTGCCGGCAAGAAGCGGCCTCTGCGGTACCAGAGGTGACCTGCGGTGAGCGCTAGGGCGGCGGCGCAGAGGGGGAAGAGAGCGGAGAGAGCGCCGGCGGCGAGCAAGGCGCTGGTGGCGGCGGCGCCGATGGCGAAGCCGCCGGTCCAGGCGAGCATGTGGGCGCCGTTGTAGCGTCCGAGCAACGCAGGCGGAGCGATGTCGTTGACGAGAGTGGGCGGCACCGGGCTGAACAGGGTTCCGCCCACGGCGAGGACCGCCGCCGCGGCGGCGAGGATAACCGGTGAGGGGCGGGAAACGGAGATGACGGTCCAGGCGAGGGCCATGCACATGAGTGCGGCGGCCAGGACGCCGGCCCGGCTCCGTCCGGGCAGCCGACGCTGGACGGGAATCTGCAGGATTGCGCTGGTGACCATGAATGCGGCGAACATCCAGCCCAGTTCGGCCTGCGCACCGGCGGCGGTGGCAAGGGTGGGAAGCCCGATCTGCAGCTGGGCGAATCCGGTGGCGACGGTGAAGGCCACCAGAAGGCATATCCGACGCAGAACCGGGTCCGCCGCCACTGTGGCGTACCTGCCGCCTTGACTCGCGGTCCTGGCGGTGGCCGGCTCCTTCTCCAGCGAGTCCGCGGGCTGGGTTGAGGAGGTGACCCGCACAGCGACGAGCAGGGCGAATCCGGCGAAGGAGAAGGCGTCCAGGACGTACAGCAGTTTCAGTCCGCTGCCGGTGCCCAGCACGACGAGCGTGAGCGAGGCGGCTGCGGCGCCCAGAGCGCCCCCGAGGTTGACGGCCGTGTTGCGCCAGGCGAATGCCGCCTGGCGGAGAGGGCCTGGTGCCGCCTGGGCCAGCATCGCGTCCAGAGCTGGGGCCAGTACGGTGTAGCCGGCGGTGTGGGCGAGCACCGCTGCGGCACCTGGCAGCGGACTGGTGGCGGCTGCCATCCCCACCGCGCACACCGCGGTCACTACCAGGGCCGTGACGACGACCGCCTTCGACCCGATCCGGTCGCACAGGGCGCCCCCGAGGGTGGCACCGGCCAGCGCCATGACGGCCCGTACGACGAGCAGCAGGCTGACGACTCCAATCGGGGTGTGGCATGCGTCGTGCAGATAGACCAGGAGAAACGGGACGGTGGTACCCGACCCGATGCTGGACAGCAGTTCCCCGCCCACTACGACCCGTGCCGCCGAGGGAAGACGGAGTGTTCTTTCGGCGCGGGACGCGGGCCGGACTCGGAGGCGGGCACGATCACGGATCGCTTCGGATATCGGCA
This window of the Streptomyces sp. NBC_01275 genome carries:
- a CDS encoding ATP-binding protein, whose translation is MTCTAPPTAARTTEDTFALAATGPSTPARTAGAWGLSLQCGPPAPATARREARRVMHDWGADEETVDDALLVVSELVTNAVQYAEPPVAVSLCFFDDRAILVAVTDGGPRTEDQYDDRPADEHGRGTFIVDAVAVGAGDVTGQDGRVSHWAVVGPSAL
- a CDS encoding threonine/serine dehydratase, with protein sequence MTLVTLNDLHTARQRLEPVVSRTSLLRAPWASCGHRSLFLKPENLQITGSFKIRGAYNRLSRMSESQKTRGVIARSSGNHGKALAYAARQDGVKATIVMPSTAAKVKIDGVREYGADVRFASPEECPALTEQLAAEHGYVIVPPFDDLDIIAGQGTVGLDISDEAVAAGLDIGTVLVPVSGGGLISGVAAALKLTRPGIRVVGVEPELAADAGESLRAGRRVTWPTERVSRTMADGLRMTTVGEHTFEHMRVFVDDIITVTEEEICSSVALLARRAGMIVEPSGAVTTAAYLYHERDLPAAGGHVAVISGGNVDPDLFELLRKEAPLPFQACRRRSKAEDEAEH
- a CDS encoding LuxR C-terminal-related transcriptional regulator, which gives rise to MQGWADRWPLIGRQPFMDSFARDLSDGHTRGWMICGPAGVGKTRLADEFLELATAQSGRRTARAVAGKAAGQVPLSAIAHLLPPDVDLADPVSGFRAVARTMAAEPGKPTVVFVDDMHHLDSSSAVLLGQLLDSQVIVLVGTARTGEPVSDAVEALLRRGDRVRRIDLSHMDRTQVEALVQRVLGGLVGRRTLHALYTASGGNVLFLKELVLGAVESGTLSLNGEVWEMPDHRLAVTPHLNDLITAKIAATPPAALPLLQALALCGPLAVTDAASLIDRAHLAEVESSGIIQVTAHGRRITVALSHPLYSEVIAAGISPLQRYDLGLRLAERLETHGLRRRDDALHVASWRLAAIGTADPALLVQAAAIAMNANDSEQVIQLLTAIKPDQHTLETRILLGRVLTYTGRLERAEAVLAEADAHARDDQEKITAVTARSMNLFWSSPRLDQALSVCADARTVLRSRTAKQQLHFMEGAMQAVSGLPEAGLQLLDSLPGAPHQESPDIWLLAATAKAVGLAVVGRVAQARALAEHGHSMHQAIGGGTLLPHPAIQLAPLALALSEAGLISEARETCLSAFDTLQDSPSPLARQWLAYFIARTEWLAGHPSSARRWYAEAAAIARTHQHTRTTRLYVSGLIACAALAGDMDTAESLLPELEQYAPSGFMAGEETLGTAWLHAAQGKLSRARDVLRTAAGDARRTGHILSEVLLLTDIARLGDAPSVQHRLTELATQCDGALTHTRARLATALADNDPGRLMECSHAFQQMGSPILAAEASAASAGAWTHQGDPRKATADATRAAALAAQCEDARTPLLSTLGTPSVRLTKREQEIALMAAAGNSSKTISQHLTLSVRTVDNHLQHIYLKLGVRTRADLAKALEYEAGRQQKSPGS
- a CDS encoding tetratricopeptide repeat protein, producing MTPPRESEPAEAALRAAVARRHDPAERLGAQVALARLWRERGDYRRAGVLLAFTLDAAEHTYGADCPDVAAVCNEWGVLGKYTGHFDRSQALYLRALAICENTYGSDHDTVATLCHNLGGLAHARGAHHEGEPWAARSVSIRTRLHGPDHLLVAADRAAWAALLDGCGRPCDAETQLRAALAVLQRVHGAEHYEIAVITHNLAALEHRRGNHTAAIDGYTRALTLKARLLGDSHPDLATTLVNLATAHRQRGGLDQAAVHYTRAIAVLTPHVTCEHPALSAARRGLALSRTEGTHERHG
- a CDS encoding MFS transporter encodes the protein MPISEAIRDRARLRVRPASRAERTLRLPSAARVVVGGELLSSIGSGTTVPFLLVYLHDACHTPIGVVSLLLVVRAVMALAGATLGGALCDRIGSKAVVVTALVVTAVCAVGMAAATSPLPGAAAVLAHTAGYTVLAPALDAMLAQAAPGPLRQAAFAWRNTAVNLGGALGAAAASLTLVVLGTGSGLKLLYVLDAFSFAGFALLVAVRVTSSTQPADSLEKEPATARTASQGGRYATVAADPVLRRICLLVAFTVATGFAQLQIGLPTLATAAGAQAELGWMFAAFMVTSAILQIPVQRRLPGRSRAGVLAAALMCMALAWTVISVSRPSPVILAAAAAVLAVGGTLFSPVPPTLVNDIAPPALLGRYNGAHMLAWTGGFAIGAAATSALLAAGALSALFPLCAAALALTAGHLWYRRGRFLPAPLMHIPVAVPPHPVPKESAS